From Permianibacter aggregans, a single genomic window includes:
- a CDS encoding cyanophycinase → MQKMLGSVLALMISGQALAVQIWTTGNTANVSRTTQFGLCLAGGGSDDEWSGGWKHMLSRSGGGDVVVIRADGRRGGYESFIYSDDGNHGFQTVDSVTTILIESASDANSTQVETLVRDAEMLFFAGGDQWLYINWFRNSKLASAVSYLMTTKKVPVGGTSAGMALLAGIDYTARYLSPSPNKDLVDTADVINDPTGNFVDLDRSVITPPFMSQVVTDTHFSERDREGRLVGFMARADYNWSDISYSNIKAIASDEGTAVCIDNAGYAKVYGYGYGFFLKGNKPIERIQSGKSLDWYGGRQAVKAYVVRGSLGGAGSFNMNNWTGTGGSTEYWWVDGYNERRPRFGIN, encoded by the coding sequence ATGCAGAAAATGTTAGGCAGTGTGCTGGCGCTGATGATCAGTGGCCAAGCCTTGGCGGTGCAGATCTGGACCACCGGCAACACGGCCAATGTGTCGCGCACGACGCAGTTCGGTTTGTGTCTGGCCGGCGGTGGCAGTGATGATGAATGGAGTGGCGGTTGGAAACACATGTTGAGCCGCAGTGGTGGTGGCGATGTCGTGGTTATTCGCGCTGATGGCCGGCGCGGCGGCTATGAATCGTTTATCTATAGTGATGATGGCAACCATGGCTTTCAAACCGTTGATTCGGTGACAACGATTTTGATCGAGTCGGCATCGGATGCCAATTCCACGCAGGTGGAAACCTTGGTGCGTGATGCCGAAATGTTGTTCTTCGCTGGTGGCGATCAATGGCTGTACATCAACTGGTTTCGCAATAGCAAACTGGCGTCGGCCGTTAGTTATCTGATGACCACAAAAAAGGTTCCTGTCGGTGGCACCAGTGCCGGCATGGCCTTGTTGGCCGGTATCGATTACACCGCGCGTTACCTGTCGCCGAGTCCTAACAAGGATCTGGTCGATACCGCCGATGTCATCAACGACCCAACCGGAAATTTCGTTGATTTGGATCGCTCGGTGATCACGCCACCGTTCATGAGTCAGGTGGTTACCGACACCCATTTCTCCGAACGGGATCGCGAAGGCCGGCTGGTAGGTTTTATGGCTCGTGCTGACTACAACTGGAGTGATATCAGTTATAGCAACATCAAGGCCATCGCCTCTGATGAAGGCACGGCGGTCTGCATCGACAATGCCGGTTATGCCAAGGTCTATGGTTACGGTTACGGCTTTTTCCTGAAGGGCAACAAACCGATTGAGCGCATTCAATCCGGCAAATCGTTGGATTGGTACGGCGGTCGTCAGGCGGTCAAGGCCTACGTCGTGCGTGGCAGTCTCGGTGGTGCCGGTTCGTTCAATATGAACAACTGGACCGGTACCGGTGGCAGCACCGAATACTGGTGGGTCGATGGTTACAATGAGCGTCGACCGCGTTTTGGTATTAACTGA
- a CDS encoding DUF6159 family protein — translation MFSRFSRSWALVKASATVLKQDKELLWFPLFSSIATILVAASFIVPVAVSGGFERLDAEGGTEPWIWAWVFAFYLSQYFVIFFFNSALVGAALIRLNGGDPTVSDGLRIASGKIGVIFGYAMIAATVGLILRMLEERLGWIGQWIVAAIGVAFTVATFLTVPILVSKDIGPIDAVKESASMLKKTWGENLIGNGGIGLAFFVIYLGLVAVAGGLLFLAVQSGSGALMAIVAGFVVVGFVIAALIQAALQGVYSAALYRYATEGQVGGEFSNDVMQDAFKLKA, via the coding sequence ATGTTTTCACGCTTTTCTCGCAGCTGGGCGCTGGTCAAAGCCAGCGCCACCGTGCTGAAACAAGACAAGGAACTGCTGTGGTTCCCATTGTTCTCGTCAATCGCCACGATCCTGGTCGCGGCTTCATTCATCGTACCCGTCGCCGTTTCCGGTGGTTTTGAGCGGCTCGATGCCGAAGGCGGTACCGAGCCATGGATCTGGGCTTGGGTATTTGCGTTTTATCTCTCCCAGTATTTCGTCATCTTCTTCTTCAATAGTGCGCTGGTTGGCGCGGCCTTGATTCGCCTGAACGGTGGCGACCCAACCGTCTCCGATGGTCTGCGCATCGCCAGCGGCAAAATCGGCGTGATTTTCGGTTATGCGATGATTGCCGCGACGGTCGGTTTGATTCTGCGCATGCTGGAGGAACGTCTGGGGTGGATTGGCCAATGGATTGTGGCGGCCATCGGTGTCGCGTTTACCGTTGCGACGTTTCTGACCGTGCCAATTCTGGTCAGCAAGGACATCGGCCCGATCGATGCTGTCAAAGAAAGCGCCAGCATGTTGAAGAAAACCTGGGGCGAAAACCTGATCGGTAACGGCGGCATAGGCTTGGCATTTTTTGTCATCTACCTCGGTCTTGTTGCCGTTGCCGGCGGTTTGTTATTCCTCGCTGTGCAGTCCGGTAGTGGCGCGCTGATGGCAATCGTTGCCGGGTTTGTTGTTGTCGGTTTTGTTATCGCCGCATTGATTCAAGCGGCACTGCAGGGCGTGTACTCTGCTGCGCTGTATCGCTACGCGACCGAAGGACAGGTGGGTGGTGAGTTCTCCAATGATGTCATGCAGGATGCATTCAAACTGAAGGCATAA
- a CDS encoding ribosomal L7/L12 family protein, giving the protein MIDNIPPSAWLLIAALIGWLVGSGSRRKYDAELRRIERKLDLLMKNNGIEYNPGADISAHIIQKALNGEKIAAIKLYREHARVGLKEAKDAIEEILASRQSR; this is encoded by the coding sequence ATGATTGACAACATTCCGCCATCAGCCTGGCTCCTTATTGCAGCGCTTATCGGCTGGCTTGTCGGTTCGGGTTCTCGTCGGAAGTACGACGCCGAGTTGCGCCGCATTGAGCGAAAGCTCGACCTATTGATGAAAAACAACGGTATCGAATACAACCCCGGTGCTGATATTTCCGCTCATATCATCCAGAAAGCGCTTAATGGTGAAAAAATCGCAGCAATCAAACTTTATCGCGAACATGCTCGGGTAGGTTTGAAAGAGGCAAAGGACGCCATTGAGGAAATTCTTGCTAGTCGGCAATCGCGTTGA
- a CDS encoding C2 family cysteine protease: protein MDELNLKPNPDAAQKNGVINPYALAEYVSGRKINWQQVDDVPRLMESILQTPYEELFDPKYEGPLYIGLKLNKKGTLERFRSPLLDVEVKIDRNDLETPIEALMENVKELGDLGARFKVQDISKIKIHRIELCNPFQIALQLRLPDTERLQTLARVFDKATVRSVAYDPEQQGNANQDWTPANASWQDKGQFFNETAEFFDPVQGAVANCYFIAALSAVAWATPYQIQHLTRATGVNQEQFTNRITFFKPDSNGQVDKNIEVTDTVPVNNNSGNFIYCRSSEAGEIWPAIYEKAFAKLETGTNTDHPDITATGWGDCIWATAQLNGGKRFYYGNPDMSADQIWNLVRAHSMGRRTFKPMTCWTYGTAPDGLSYADANIVGSHCYTVLGWDYHCGKKYLILRNPWGYKEATVGTRSGTVLMHDISFWRPIELANPDGTFAIQASTFKQYFAGLGVAK, encoded by the coding sequence ATGGACGAACTGAATCTGAAACCCAATCCGGACGCGGCGCAAAAAAATGGCGTCATCAATCCTTACGCGCTAGCCGAGTATGTTTCCGGGCGTAAAATCAACTGGCAGCAAGTCGACGATGTACCGCGTTTGATGGAAAGCATTCTGCAAACACCTTATGAGGAATTGTTCGACCCGAAATACGAAGGGCCGTTATACATCGGCTTGAAGTTGAACAAGAAAGGCACGCTCGAGCGCTTTCGTTCACCATTGCTTGATGTCGAGGTAAAAATCGATCGCAATGATCTGGAAACGCCAATCGAAGCACTGATGGAAAACGTCAAGGAACTCGGTGATCTGGGCGCCCGCTTTAAAGTGCAGGATATTTCGAAGATCAAGATTCATCGGATAGAACTCTGCAATCCTTTCCAAATCGCATTGCAGCTGCGCTTGCCCGATACGGAACGTCTGCAAACCTTGGCGCGGGTTTTCGATAAAGCCACGGTGCGCTCAGTGGCTTACGATCCAGAGCAGCAAGGCAATGCCAATCAGGACTGGACGCCAGCCAACGCCAGTTGGCAGGATAAAGGTCAGTTCTTCAACGAAACCGCCGAGTTTTTTGATCCGGTTCAGGGCGCGGTTGCCAATTGCTATTTCATTGCCGCGCTATCGGCGGTCGCCTGGGCAACGCCGTATCAGATTCAGCACCTGACTCGTGCTACTGGCGTCAATCAAGAGCAGTTCACCAATCGCATCACGTTCTTCAAGCCGGACAGCAATGGTCAGGTCGACAAGAACATTGAAGTGACCGACACGGTACCGGTCAACAATAACAGCGGTAATTTTATTTATTGCCGTTCCAGTGAAGCCGGAGAAATTTGGCCCGCCATTTACGAAAAAGCTTTCGCCAAACTGGAAACCGGCACCAACACCGATCATCCGGATATCACCGCGACCGGTTGGGGTGATTGCATATGGGCAACGGCGCAACTGAATGGTGGTAAGCGCTTCTACTACGGCAATCCGGATATGAGCGCCGATCAAATCTGGAACTTGGTGCGTGCACATTCGATGGGCCGCCGTACATTCAAACCGATGACTTGCTGGACTTATGGCACGGCGCCCGATGGTTTAAGTTATGCGGACGCCAATATCGTCGGTTCACATTGCTACACGGTGCTCGGCTGGGATTATCACTGCGGCAAGAAATATCTGATCCTGCGCAATCCATGGGGCTATAAAGAAGCGACCGTTGGTACTCGCTCCGGCACGGTACTGATGCACGACATCAGCTTCTGGCGACCAATTGAACTGGCCAATCCGGATGGCACGTTCGCGATTCAAGCAAGCACGTTCAAGCAGTACTTTGCTGGATTAGGTGTCGCGAAATAA
- the ggt gene encoding gamma-glutamyltransferase, translating to MSIKCASLFAASLLSLSFASTVQAAVPLAAPEARFSLSDVFSPELSRQGMVVSEEDIASRIGAEVLRNGGNAVDAAVAVGIALAVVLPEAGNLGGGGFMLVHLAKSNKTIAIDYREMAPGKAHRDMFLNADGSVDRDELARGWTGIGVPGTVAGLHHALEKYGTMKWADLIKPAIALAKEGFVLKPAHEESFARAQSRLGRNAESKRIFLDPEGKALPFGTKLVQADLAWSLTELAKEGPKAFYQGEIGKRLIADIQANGGIMTMDDLAQYKVVEREPVRGDYRGYQIVSMPPPSSGGVHLIQMLNVLEAYDIKEWGLNSAQTIHAMIETERRAYADRSQHLGDPDFFKVPVSQLLSKKYAETIRAQINMQRATPSVLVQPGDLEGYESPQTTHYSVMDKDGNAVANTYTLNWSYGTGLTAKGTGILLNNEMDDFSAKPGTTNAYGLVGAEANAVQPRKRPLSSMTPTIVMKDGKVFLVTGSPGGSTIITTVLQTVMNVIDHALNVQAATNQPRFHHQWRPDWVRFEAGFSVDTLNALTAKGHLIQIGSPLGTTESIMYRDGVFHGAADPRRAGGGAVGPEHLQYSW from the coding sequence ATGAGCATCAAATGCGCGAGCCTGTTTGCCGCCAGTCTGTTGAGCCTGTCGTTCGCCAGCACCGTGCAGGCAGCGGTGCCGTTGGCCGCACCCGAGGCACGCTTTTCCTTGAGCGATGTGTTCTCGCCGGAGTTGTCGCGCCAGGGCATGGTGGTCAGCGAAGAAGACATCGCTTCGCGCATTGGCGCTGAGGTTTTGCGTAATGGCGGCAACGCCGTCGATGCCGCGGTGGCTGTTGGCATTGCTCTCGCTGTCGTGTTGCCGGAAGCCGGCAACCTTGGCGGCGGTGGATTTATGCTGGTGCATCTGGCCAAAAGCAATAAGACCATCGCCATTGATTACCGCGAAATGGCGCCGGGCAAAGCCCATCGTGACATGTTTCTGAACGCCGATGGCAGTGTTGATCGGGATGAGCTGGCGCGTGGCTGGACCGGAATCGGTGTGCCGGGTACGGTCGCCGGTTTGCATCATGCGTTGGAAAAATACGGCACGATGAAATGGGCTGATCTGATCAAGCCGGCCATCGCATTGGCGAAAGAAGGTTTCGTCTTGAAACCCGCCCATGAAGAATCGTTTGCCCGCGCACAAAGTCGGCTCGGTCGCAATGCTGAATCGAAACGGATTTTTCTCGACCCGGAGGGCAAAGCTCTGCCGTTTGGCACCAAGTTGGTTCAGGCTGATCTGGCCTGGAGTTTGACTGAGCTCGCCAAGGAAGGACCGAAAGCGTTTTATCAAGGCGAAATCGGCAAGCGCTTGATTGCTGACATTCAAGCCAATGGCGGCATCATGACGATGGACGATTTGGCACAATATAAAGTAGTCGAGCGTGAACCGGTACGTGGTGATTATCGCGGTTATCAAATCGTTTCGATGCCACCGCCGAGTTCCGGTGGTGTCCACCTGATTCAAATGCTCAATGTGCTCGAAGCCTACGACATCAAAGAATGGGGCTTGAACAGTGCGCAAACGATACACGCGATGATCGAAACCGAGCGGCGCGCCTATGCCGATCGATCCCAGCATCTCGGCGATCCGGATTTTTTCAAAGTACCGGTATCGCAATTGCTGTCAAAAAAATACGCCGAAACGATCCGCGCGCAAATCAATATGCAACGCGCAACGCCATCAGTGCTGGTGCAACCAGGTGATCTGGAAGGTTATGAAAGTCCGCAAACCACGCACTACAGCGTCATGGACAAAGACGGCAATGCCGTCGCCAATACTTACACACTGAACTGGAGTTACGGCACCGGTCTTACCGCCAAAGGCACCGGCATTTTATTGAACAATGAAATGGATGATTTCTCGGCGAAACCGGGAACCACTAATGCCTATGGCTTGGTCGGTGCTGAAGCCAATGCTGTGCAACCTCGCAAGCGGCCGCTGAGTTCAATGACGCCAACGATCGTCATGAAAGATGGCAAGGTGTTTTTGGTTACCGGTTCCCCCGGTGGCAGTACGATTATCACGACGGTGCTGCAAACGGTTATGAACGTTATCGATCACGCTTTGAATGTGCAGGCCGCCACCAATCAGCCACGTTTTCACCATCAGTGGCGCCCGGACTGGGTGCGCTTCGAAGCCGGCTTTTCTGTTGATACCTTGAACGCACTGACCGCCAAAGGTCATCTGATTCAAATCGGCTCACCACTCGGTACCACCGAGTCCATCATGTATCGCGATGGCGTATTCCACGGTGCTGCCGATCCACGGCGTGCCGGCGGTGGTGCTGTCGGGCCGGAACATCTGCAATATTCTTGGTAA
- a CDS encoding serine hydrolase domain-containing protein, translating to MRTGWLNKFSGVALLWMTSISMAEPAPSPQTLEQLDEAIQTRMAEQNVPSVSYAIFNQQGLIHNQALGVKDRQSATPATTATLYRAGSVTKTLTAIAIMQLIEQGYFDLQTPVHTLVRDLPIVNPYHETHPVRIVHLLEHTAGFDDMHFKGIYRDDELLNAHATALQVDPEPLQVRWPPGAMFSYSNPGYGVLGAVIEQISGQRWEDYVQANIVTPLGMKHSVLTIAEALERDHALPYQQDEPSAAMSAIYLRAAGVLWTTPEDLSVLARFLASDGATAPGLLSVPSIRRIKQPQSTLAAQAGLDFGYALGVYHSVVNGRHFIGHNGGITGFFASYGFDPATGIGYATLHNSDQVGGAFARLITDYLNQAYPQTPKALPIATPSPALEGWYRLANSRNELMRLPEWLFAVARWQNVGEKVVLNPLVNDSIELVVSAEQRLAEADDPVWTGQIIADGDKLAGFSLDGQFFRPVSAFSALAPPVLLLLALAGLLSAPFGRRKALQARSLRRWPTLAAVSLLAMFGLTFNLSLQTVAQINLTTFGIFLASLLLPLAVIGGWVSIARYWATETAAIAKWRCLIGMLSATYITFLFANFHWIGLALWAW from the coding sequence ATGCGAACAGGATGGCTAAATAAATTCAGCGGCGTGGCGCTGCTATGGATGACGTCGATCAGCATGGCTGAGCCGGCGCCGTCACCGCAAACGCTGGAACAGCTTGACGAAGCGATTCAAACCCGGATGGCTGAGCAAAATGTGCCATCGGTCAGTTATGCCATTTTCAATCAGCAAGGGCTTATTCATAATCAGGCGCTTGGTGTCAAAGATCGGCAAAGTGCGACACCGGCAACCACGGCCACGCTGTATCGCGCCGGCTCCGTCACCAAAACGCTAACAGCCATCGCGATCATGCAATTGATTGAACAAGGCTATTTCGATTTGCAAACGCCGGTGCATACGCTGGTGCGCGATTTGCCTATCGTCAATCCTTATCACGAAACCCATCCGGTGCGCATTGTCCATCTGCTGGAACATACAGCCGGTTTCGACGATATGCATTTCAAAGGCATTTATCGCGACGATGAATTGCTCAATGCCCATGCGACGGCATTGCAGGTAGACCCGGAACCCTTGCAGGTGCGTTGGCCACCGGGTGCCATGTTCAGCTACAGCAATCCGGGCTATGGCGTACTCGGCGCGGTCATTGAACAGATCAGCGGCCAGCGTTGGGAAGATTACGTTCAGGCCAATATCGTCACCCCTCTCGGCATGAAACATTCGGTGCTGACCATCGCCGAAGCGTTGGAGCGCGATCACGCACTGCCTTATCAACAAGACGAACCATCCGCAGCGATGTCGGCGATTTACTTGCGCGCAGCCGGCGTGTTGTGGACGACGCCGGAAGACTTGAGTGTGCTGGCTCGGTTTCTCGCCAGTGATGGCGCCACCGCGCCCGGGTTATTATCGGTGCCGTCGATTCGACGTATCAAGCAACCGCAATCGACGTTGGCAGCACAAGCCGGTTTGGATTTTGGTTACGCACTCGGCGTCTATCATAGCGTCGTCAACGGCCGTCACTTTATCGGCCACAACGGCGGCATCACCGGCTTTTTTGCCTCCTATGGTTTCGATCCGGCAACCGGTATCGGTTACGCCACGTTGCACAACAGCGATCAAGTCGGTGGCGCGTTTGCACGTTTGATTACCGATTATCTGAATCAAGCCTATCCGCAAACACCAAAAGCCTTGCCGATCGCCACGCCATCGCCAGCACTGGAAGGGTGGTATCGCCTAGCCAACTCCCGCAACGAATTGATGCGCCTGCCGGAATGGTTGTTTGCGGTCGCGCGTTGGCAGAATGTTGGCGAAAAAGTGGTGCTGAATCCGCTGGTCAATGATTCGATTGAATTGGTTGTCAGCGCCGAACAGCGCTTGGCCGAAGCCGATGATCCGGTGTGGACCGGACAGATCATTGCCGATGGTGACAAGCTAGCCGGCTTCAGTCTCGACGGCCAGTTTTTCCGACCGGTCAGCGCGTTCTCGGCGTTGGCGCCACCGGTCTTATTGTTGTTGGCGTTGGCGGGTTTATTGAGCGCGCCGTTCGGTCGTCGCAAGGCATTGCAGGCGCGCAGTCTACGGCGCTGGCCGACACTGGCGGCGGTGTCATTGCTGGCGATGTTCGGTTTGACATTCAATTTGAGTTTGCAAACCGTCGCGCAGATCAACCTGACGACATTTGGTATTTTTCTCGCCTCGCTTTTATTGCCGCTGGCCGTCATTGGCGGTTGGGTCAGCATTGCCCGGTACTGGGCTACAGAAACCGCCGCCATTGCCAAATGGCGCTGCCTGATTGGCATGCTGTCGGCCACTTACATCACGTTTCTATTCGCCAATTTCCACTGGATAGGTTTGGCGCTTTGGGCCTGGTAA
- a CDS encoding prephenate dehydrogenase/arogenate dehydrogenase family protein, whose translation MNIAIVGAAGAFGRWFTAFFQREMSAQILAHDPALTDSVSIEHIVREADVLLFCTPTRHSTAIIEQFVQASKAVVREQPALWLDITSIKSAPIQAMKQSDAEVVGLHPMCAAPSAPTMRGKVMIVCRERLHHWQSWFEHFLATLQAEILELPVARHDPLMAQIQGVVHASAIAQALQIGALPESAEQLWALRSPAYALSQASIGRILRSNAAIYQDIQFDNVYVQDALRGYIAQLQHLVDLLEQGDETARQQWRQHFDLAAEKLGATYCEQQHQQFEQLSCLLSDLAEPEDLILHLHSDRPGALRELLQIFEQQQLNLRSIHSARQLDGRVLFRIGLEQARSNAVVQSALRQIQQQGLATLVSTSRSAPVQS comes from the coding sequence ATGAACATTGCCATTGTTGGTGCCGCTGGCGCGTTTGGTCGCTGGTTCACGGCATTTTTTCAGCGTGAAATGTCGGCGCAGATTCTGGCACACGATCCAGCGCTCACCGACAGCGTCAGCATTGAGCACATCGTGCGTGAGGCCGATGTCTTGCTGTTCTGCACGCCGACGCGGCACAGCACGGCGATCATCGAACAATTTGTTCAGGCAAGTAAAGCCGTGGTGCGCGAGCAACCCGCGCTGTGGCTCGATATCACCTCGATCAAATCGGCGCCGATTCAGGCAATGAAACAATCCGATGCGGAGGTGGTGGGTTTGCATCCGATGTGCGCCGCACCGAGTGCGCCAACAATGCGCGGCAAAGTCATGATCGTGTGTCGCGAACGCCTGCATCACTGGCAATCGTGGTTCGAACACTTTTTGGCAACACTGCAGGCAGAAATTCTTGAACTGCCGGTCGCACGACATGATCCGTTGATGGCGCAGATTCAGGGCGTGGTTCACGCCTCGGCTATCGCGCAGGCGCTGCAGATTGGCGCTCTGCCGGAATCCGCCGAACAGCTCTGGGCGTTGCGATCGCCGGCGTATGCCTTAAGCCAAGCCAGTATTGGCCGAATTCTGCGCTCCAATGCCGCCATCTATCAGGACATTCAATTCGACAATGTATATGTGCAGGATGCGTTGCGCGGTTACATTGCGCAGCTACAACATCTGGTTGATTTGCTGGAGCAAGGTGATGAAACCGCCCGGCAGCAATGGCGACAACATTTTGATCTGGCCGCTGAGAAACTGGGTGCCACATACTGCGAACAACAGCATCAGCAGTTTGAGCAACTGAGCTGCTTGCTTTCGGATTTGGCAGAACCCGAAGATCTGATCCTGCATTTGCATAGTGACCGGCCTGGCGCATTGCGCGAGTTATTGCAGATCTTCGAGCAACAGCAATTGAATCTACGCTCGATTCATTCGGCGCGACAACTGGATGGACGGGTGCTGTTTCGCATTGGCCTTGAGCAAGCGCGGAGCAATGCAGTGGTGCAAAGTGCTTTGCGACAAATCCAGCAACAAGGTCTGGCAACGCTGGTCAGTACCAGTAGGTCCGCTCCCGTCCAGTCGTGA
- a CDS encoding sensor histidine kinase, translating to MTPTMEQQRMRQWPYWLAQCAFWGGYAALNMVFITLYMPFQPIYLIINLMLSALLFGSTHGLRFLYRRYGQQWPMLRTVLHLVWLLPVTAISVQLGLRLLIVAVLTLIPSWQQDLAPQVSGALIGYTINTLIMLVLWTVLYLFISESRRRRHAELAYWQSQTALRETELHFLRSQINSHFLFNALNNLRALIREDPELSRQRLTQLSSLLRAILQVDNAKLVSVDEEVSIVRGYLDLERLQFEQRLQVQWHIDDQALNAKLPPLLLQTLVENAVRHGIARRANGGAIVIHIDRRPELYVRIENPLPEHEVASDGQGIGLKNTRQRLQHLYGERAKLNMHIEQQQMHTELEIPQ from the coding sequence ATGACACCAACGATGGAACAACAACGCATGCGCCAGTGGCCTTATTGGCTGGCGCAATGCGCTTTTTGGGGCGGCTATGCGGCACTGAACATGGTGTTCATCACGCTGTATATGCCATTTCAGCCGATCTACTTGATCATCAACCTGATGTTGTCTGCGTTGCTGTTTGGCTCAACCCATGGTCTGCGCTTTCTGTATCGGCGTTACGGTCAACAATGGCCGATGCTCCGCACTGTGCTTCATTTGGTCTGGCTGTTGCCTGTTACCGCAATCAGCGTGCAACTCGGCCTGCGACTATTGATTGTCGCCGTACTGACCTTGATACCCAGTTGGCAGCAAGACTTGGCACCGCAGGTTTCTGGCGCGCTGATTGGTTATACGATCAACACTTTGATCATGCTGGTGCTGTGGACGGTGCTGTATTTGTTCATCAGTGAAAGTCGGCGCCGGCGTCATGCTGAGCTCGCATACTGGCAAAGCCAAACCGCATTACGGGAAACAGAACTGCATTTTCTGCGCAGTCAAATCAACTCGCATTTTTTGTTCAATGCGCTGAACAATTTGCGCGCCCTGATCCGTGAAGATCCTGAACTTTCGAGACAACGCCTGACTCAGCTTTCCTCGTTACTGCGCGCGATTCTGCAAGTCGATAACGCAAAACTGGTCAGCGTCGACGAAGAAGTCAGCATCGTTCGCGGCTATCTGGACTTGGAGCGCCTGCAGTTTGAACAGCGCCTGCAGGTACAATGGCATATCGACGATCAAGCGTTGAATGCGAAACTGCCACCACTGCTGCTGCAAACGCTGGTCGAGAATGCCGTACGCCATGGCATCGCCCGCCGGGCCAATGGCGGCGCCATTGTCATTCATATCGATCGTAGACCTGAGCTATATGTCCGTATCGAGAATCCATTGCCGGAACATGAGGTCGCCAGTGATGGACAAGGCATCGGACTGAAAAATACCCGGCAGCGCTTGCAACATCTGTATGGTGAGCGGGCAAAACTGAACATGCACATTGAACAACAACAAATGCACACCGAGTTGGAGATCCCGCAGTGA
- a CDS encoding LytR/AlgR family response regulator transcription factor produces the protein MNIIIVEDSRLARNELREMLQAHSDIEVIAEAENVQQGIPLIDHHKPDLLLLDIHLPDGDGFQLLEQLQHVPQVIFTTAYDQHALRAFQVNALDYLLKPIEPERLQTALQKVRQNAVAETDTIIEHKGRQDQLFIRDGEHCHFVRLGEVALFEVEGNYTRVYFRDQKPLLARSLGYLEQRLDPSVFFRANRQELINFDYIQRIEPGVGEGYIVTMKNGREVQVSRRQAKELRDHLEW, from the coding sequence GTGAATATCATTATCGTTGAAGACTCGCGCTTGGCCCGCAACGAGTTGCGTGAAATGCTGCAAGCGCATAGCGATATCGAAGTGATTGCCGAAGCGGAAAACGTGCAGCAAGGCATTCCGCTGATTGACCATCACAAACCGGATTTATTGTTGCTTGATATTCATCTTCCAGATGGAGATGGTTTCCAGCTATTGGAACAGCTTCAGCATGTACCGCAGGTGATTTTCACGACTGCTTACGACCAGCATGCCTTGCGCGCTTTTCAAGTCAATGCGCTGGACTATTTACTGAAACCCATCGAACCAGAACGCTTGCAGACAGCGCTGCAAAAAGTGAGACAGAATGCCGTTGCCGAGACTGATACCATTATCGAGCACAAAGGCCGTCAAGACCAATTATTTATCCGCGATGGTGAACATTGCCATTTCGTTCGATTGGGTGAAGTAGCGCTATTCGAAGTGGAAGGCAACTACACTCGAGTTTACTTCCGCGACCAGAAGCCGTTATTGGCGCGCAGCCTAGGCTATCTTGAACAACGGCTAGATCCATCGGTCTTTTTCCGCGCCAACCGCCAGGAGCTGATCAACTTTGATTATATCCAGCGCATCGAACCTGGCGTGGGTGAAGGCTATATCGTAACGATGAAAAATGGCCGTGAAGTTCAAGTTTCGCGCCGACAGGCTAAGGAATTGCGCGATCATTTGGAATGGTGA